From a region of the Pukyongiella litopenaei genome:
- a CDS encoding winged helix-turn-helix domain-containing protein: MSHVQLDNPAARRLFLHRHALAEPPAGPGRGDDLAALIHRLGFVQLDSINTVGRAHDMILRARRPAFRPAHLGRLYERDRALFEHWTHDAAMIPIAFYPQWRLRFARDAEMLKARWRNWRRDGFEDRFAAVLAHIRDHGPVSSSEVGTDEKKGSGGWWDWHPSKTALEYLWRSGALAVVGRSGFQKRYDLSERVIDSAMLTGPGPEPQECVNWLCGAALDRLGFATPGEIAAFWDTATPAEARDWCHRQLAKDALIDARIACADGRVRRVFARPDIADQATAAPEPTGRLRVLSPFDPALRDRARAERLFGFHYRIEVFVPAAKRKYGYYVFPLLEGDRLVGRIDMKARRDGARLQVRALWPEPGIRWGRGRAARLEAELDRVARFAGLETVGFDDGWLRDPIPAAGTG, translated from the coding sequence GTGAGCCACGTTCAGCTGGACAACCCGGCCGCGCGGCGGCTGTTCCTGCACCGGCACGCGCTGGCGGAACCGCCGGCCGGGCCGGGCCGGGGCGACGACCTGGCGGCACTGATCCACCGGCTCGGATTCGTTCAGCTCGACAGCATCAACACCGTGGGCCGCGCCCATGACATGATCCTGCGCGCGCGGCGACCGGCCTTTCGGCCCGCGCATCTCGGCCGGCTCTACGAACGCGACCGGGCGCTGTTCGAACACTGGACCCACGACGCGGCGATGATACCGATCGCGTTCTATCCGCAGTGGCGGCTGCGCTTTGCCCGTGATGCCGAAATGCTCAAGGCCCGCTGGCGCAACTGGCGGCGCGACGGGTTCGAGGACCGGTTCGCCGCGGTCCTGGCCCATATCCGCGATCACGGGCCGGTGTCGTCTTCGGAGGTGGGCACCGATGAAAAGAAAGGCAGCGGCGGCTGGTGGGACTGGCACCCGTCCAAGACCGCGCTGGAATATCTGTGGCGATCGGGCGCGCTGGCCGTGGTCGGGCGCAGCGGTTTCCAGAAACGCTATGATCTCAGCGAACGGGTGATCGACAGCGCGATGCTGACCGGCCCCGGCCCCGAGCCGCAAGAGTGTGTCAACTGGCTCTGCGGCGCGGCGCTCGACCGGCTGGGGTTCGCCACGCCCGGCGAAATCGCCGCGTTCTGGGATACCGCGACCCCGGCCGAGGCGCGCGACTGGTGCCACCGGCAACTGGCCAAAGACGCCCTGATCGACGCCCGGATCGCCTGCGCGGACGGTAGGGTGCGGCGCGTATTCGCCCGGCCCGACATCGCCGATCAGGCAACCGCCGCGCCCGAACCAACCGGGCGGCTGCGCGTGTTGTCACCCTTCGATCCCGCCCTGCGCGACCGGGCCCGGGCGGAGCGGTTGTTCGGCTTTCATTATCGGATCGAGGTGTTCGTCCCGGCGGCAAAGCGAAAATACGGCTATTATGTGTTCCCGCTGCTCGAAGGCGACCGGCTGGTCGGCCGTATCGACATGAAGGCCCGGCGCGACGGGGCGCGGTTGCAGGTGCGGGCGCTCTGGCCCGAACCGGGCATCCGGTGGGGCCGGGGCCGCGCCGCCCGGCTCGAGGCGGAACTGGACCGGGTCGCCCGCTTTGCCGGGCTGGAAACGGTAGGGTTCGACGATGGCTGGCTGCGCGATCCTATCCCGGCAGCAGGAACAGGGTGA
- a CDS encoding LacI family DNA-binding transcriptional regulator, with protein MTLEPKRPLTLRDVSDASGVSEMTVSRVLRNRGDVSDRTRAKVLAAAKELGYVPNKIAGALASNRVNLVAVIIPSLSNMVFPEVLTGINSVLEETDLQPVVGVTDYLPEKEEKVLYEMLSWRPSGVIIAGLEHSDAARAMLRAASIPVVEIMDTDGRPVDAMVGISHRRAGREMAQAILKAGYRHIGFMGTKMPLDHRARKRFEGFTEVLGKNGVEIEDRDFYSGGSALAKGREMTQAMLERSPDLDFLYYSNDMIGAGGLLYLIDKGIDVPGQIGLAGFNGVELLQGLPRQLATMDACRAEIGRKAAEIIIASLDETADPVERQLTLSPTISYGDTLKRW; from the coding sequence GTGACGCTCGAGCCCAAACGCCCGCTGACCCTGCGCGATGTTTCGGACGCATCCGGCGTGTCCGAAATGACGGTCAGCCGTGTGCTGCGCAATCGCGGTGACGTGTCCGACCGGACCCGCGCCAAGGTGCTCGCCGCCGCCAAGGAACTGGGCTATGTGCCCAACAAGATCGCCGGCGCGCTGGCGTCGAACCGGGTGAACCTGGTGGCCGTCATCATCCCGTCGCTGTCGAACATGGTGTTTCCCGAGGTTCTGACCGGCATCAACTCGGTGCTCGAGGAAACCGACCTGCAACCCGTGGTCGGCGTCACCGATTACCTGCCGGAAAAAGAGGAAAAGGTGCTCTACGAGATGCTGTCCTGGCGGCCGTCCGGGGTCATCATCGCGGGTCTCGAACATTCCGACGCGGCGCGGGCCATGTTGCGGGCGGCCAGCATCCCGGTGGTCGAAATCATGGATACGGACGGGCGCCCGGTCGATGCCATGGTCGGAATCTCCCATCGTCGCGCCGGGCGCGAGATGGCGCAGGCGATCCTGAAAGCCGGTTATCGCCACATCGGGTTCATGGGCACCAAGATGCCGCTGGATCATCGGGCGCGCAAACGCTTCGAGGGCTTTACCGAGGTGCTGGGCAAGAACGGTGTCGAGATCGAGGATCGCGATTTCTATTCCGGCGGTTCGGCGCTGGCCAAGGGGCGCGAGATGACACAGGCCATGCTCGAACGCTCGCCGGATCTGGATTTTCTCTATTATTCCAACGATATGATCGGGGCGGGTGGGCTGCTCTACCTGATCGACAAGGGGATCGACGTGCCGGGACAGATCGGGCTGGCCGGGTTCAACGGCGTCGAGCTGTTGCAGGGCCTGCCCCGCCAGCTCGCCACCATGGATGCGTGCCGGGCCGAGATCGGGCGCAAGGCCGCCGAGATCATTATCGCCAGCCTGGACGAAACCGCGGACCCGGTCGAGCGGCAGTTGACCCTGTCGCCGACCATCTCCTATGGCGATACGCTGAAACGCTGGTGA